A window of the Chanodichthys erythropterus isolate Z2021 chromosome 21, ASM2448905v1, whole genome shotgun sequence genome harbors these coding sequences:
- the LOC137011386 gene encoding putative SCAN domain-containing protein SCAND2P — protein sequence MQASPAAGKPFADIIASLAVLHQEQHRALMDLRSDQERRFEAIIQGQHEDRERFPELDRPGGSLGVLRGRLAPGPVAHAARPAAFGRVAGGSTAAARPEPPGLQRPQEGHPAAGRPLPEQHRQRFRSLELGEAGRPFVLAQQLRDSCRKWLMADGGDAEQMIDRVVLEQFTTRLPKKTAEWVQCHRPTSLDSAIQLAEDHLVACPGVGESLPSVSLSPSLLPLSLSKPVPLPRSRPPGPPRVPPRGRGGTDSRQFVAPRAPPRGAGLATAGLDPAPASPLSPRQSFGPFSATGAAGRSGPACWRCGDPDHFIDRCPVMEVGTLIRVPDDLQVAPGQAGQYQIP from the exons ATGCAGGCATCCCCCGCCGCTGGAAAGCCGTTTGCGGACATCATTGcatccctcgcggtcctgcatCAAGAACAACATCGGGCCCTGATGGATCTTCGGAGTGACCAGGAACGCCGCTTCGAGGCGATCATCCAGGGCCAGCACGAGGACCGTGAGAGGTTCCCGGAGCTGGATAGACCGGGAGGTTCCCTGGGCGTCCTGCGCGGCAG GTTGGCCCCGGGACCAGTGGCCCATGCGGCTCGTCCCGCTGCTTTCGGGCGAGTCGCAGGTGGCAGCACAGCAGCTGCCCgtccagaacctcctggtcttcaaCGACCTCAAGAGGGCCATCCTGCAGCGGGTCGGCCGCTCCCCGAGCAGCACCGTCAGCGCTTCCGGTCTCTGGAGCTGGGGGAGGCGGGCCGACCCTTCgtgttggcccaacagctccgggactcgtgccgcaaatggctgaTGGCCGACGGAGGCGACGCGGAGCAAATGATCGATCGCGTGGTGCTGGAACAGTTCACCACTCGGCTCCCAAAGAAGaccgccgagtgggtccagtgccaccggcccacgtcgctggattcggccatccaattggcggaggaccacttggtggcgtgcccaggggtcggcgaatccctgccatctgtctctctctctccctctcttcttcccctctctctctctaaacctGTCCCTCTACCTAGGTCCCGTCCGCCCGGCCCGCCTCGTGTTCCGCCCCGAGGGCGGGGTGGAACGGATTCTCGACAGTTCGTGGCGCCAAGAGCCccgcccaggggggcgggactgGCCACCGCCGGGCTGGACCCCGcgcctgcttctcccctctctccacgccaatcatTCGGCCCGTTCTCcgccactggagcggcgggcaggtctgggccggcctgttggcgttgcggggacccggatcacTTCATAGACCGGTGTCCAGTGATGGAGGTGGGGACattgatccgggtcccggacgacCTGCAGGTCGCCCCCGGTCAGGCTGGTCAGTACCAGATAcca